The following proteins are co-located in the Zonotrichia albicollis isolate bZonAlb1 chromosome 1, bZonAlb1.hap1, whole genome shotgun sequence genome:
- the LRATD2 gene encoding protein LRATD2 — MGNQVEKLTHLNYKEVPTADPTGMDRDEGPRIGVSYIFSNDDDELEQQQDSVHDLGGENPALQPYDPQLHEVECSVYYRDECIYQKSFSEEDTQLEEGDEGGGGHLSTYTPENLLNRCKPGDLVEFVCQAQYPHWVVYVGDFQVVHLHRLEVVNSFLTDASQGRRGRIANQLYRYKPLSPAVVVRNALEQVGCKDRDLSWRNSECFAAWCRYGKREFKIGGELRIGKQPYRLQIRLGDKRSHTLEFQSLEDLIMEKRRNDQIGRAAVIQELSSHLQAAEEEEEEDEVHHHPGAQTAVE; from the coding sequence ATGGGGAACCAGGTGGAGAAGCTGACCCATCTCAACTACAAGGAAGTTCCCACGGCCGACCCGACAGGTATGGACAGAGATGAAGGGCCAAGGATCGGGGTCTCCTACATCTTTTCGAATGACGATGatgagctggagcagcagcaggattcGGTGCATGACCTGGGCGGTGAGaaccctgccctgcagccctacGATCCCCAGCTGCACGAGGTGGAGTGCTCAGTTTATTACCGGGATGAGTGTATTTACCAGAAGAGCTTTTCAGAGGAGGACACGCAGCTAGAGGAGGGTGATGAAGGAGGTGGGGGGCATCTGAGCACCTACACCCCGGAGAACCTGCTGAATAGATGTAAGCCAGGTGACCTGGTGGAGTTTGTGTGCCAAGCCCAGTATCCTCACTGGGTGGTCTACGTGGGGGATTTTCAAGTTGTGCACCTCCATCGGCTGGAGGTGGTGAACAGCTTCCTCACCGACGCCAGCCAAGGCAGACGCGGCCGCATTGCCAACCAGCTGTACCGCTACAAGCCCCTCAGCCCGGCCGTGGTGGTGCGCAATGCCCTGGAGCAGGTGGGCTGCAAGGATCGGGACTTGAGCTGGAGAAACTCGGAGTGTTTTGCTGCCTGGTGCCGATACGGCAAGCGAGAGTTTAAAATCGGCGGGGAGCTGCGCATAGGCAAGCAGCCCTACCGATTGCAGATCCGGCTGGGGGACAAGCGCAGCCACACGCTGGAGTTTCAGAGCCTGGAGGATCTGATCatggagaagaggagaaatgACCAGATTGGTAGAGCTGCTGTGATCCAGGAGCTCTCCAGCCAcctgcaggctgcagaggaggaggaagaggaggatgaagtcCATCATCATCCAGGTGCTCAGACTGCTGTGGAGTAG